A DNA window from Desulfobacterales bacterium contains the following coding sequences:
- a CDS encoding tRNA (cytidine(34)-2'-O)-methyltransferase produces the protein MAPSSYQSPEPAMQRHVVLIAPEIHWNTGNIGRTCLGGGARLHLIEPLGFSLDHKQVKRAGLDYWRHVNPGIWPDFDTFVRHLSVMKEEVVLFSKIGTKPFWAMPSPQRLFLIFGSETKGLPATILSRYPDRSYYIPITSAIRSLNLSTAVGISLYESMRTCAPLHAYVTTDAPVIP, from the coding sequence ATGGCGCCATCTTCATATCAGTCACCAGAACCCGCCATGCAACGCCATGTGGTCCTGATTGCGCCGGAAATTCATTGGAATACGGGCAACATCGGCCGGACTTGCCTGGGCGGAGGCGCGCGCCTGCATTTGATAGAGCCGCTCGGTTTTTCGCTGGACCATAAACAGGTGAAGCGGGCAGGTCTTGATTATTGGCGCCATGTGAATCCCGGCATCTGGCCGGATTTCGATACATTTGTCCGGCATTTGTCGGTTATGAAAGAGGAAGTAGTTCTGTTTTCAAAGATCGGAACCAAACCGTTTTGGGCCATGCCCAGCCCGCAACGGCTGTTTCTGATCTTCGGTTCTGAAACCAAGGGGCTTCCGGCAACGATTCTTTCCCGCTACCCGGACCGTTCTTATTATATACCGATTACATCCGCCATTCGCAGCCTGAACCTGTCCACCGCCGTCGGCATCAGCCTCTATGAATCCATGC